A region from the Salvelinus fontinalis isolate EN_2023a chromosome 23, ASM2944872v1, whole genome shotgun sequence genome encodes:
- the LOC129821129 gene encoding splicing factor 3B subunit 1 isoform X3: MDVMKEQHLTKEEKEIRQQMAEKAKTGDLKAVNGSAASQAAAAAAAAKRKRRWDQTAEKQDQSGTPSNAGTPKKMSSWDQADQAAEQTPGHTPGHTPSNSRWDETPGRNKGSETPGATPSSRMWDPTPSHTPAGAATPGRGDTPGHTTPGHGGATGSVRKNRWDETPKTERETPGHGSGWAETPRTDRGDESVGETPTPGASKRKSRWDETPASQMGSSTPLMTPGKTPIGTPAMNMATPSPGHLMSMTPEQLQAWRWEREIDERNRPLTDDELDAMFPEGYKVLPPPAGYVPIRTPARKLSATPTPMGGMTGFHMQQEDRSMKQINDQPSGNLPFLKPDDIQYFDKLLVEVDESTLSPEEQKERKIMKLLLKIKNGTPPMRKAALRQITDKAREFGAGPLFNQILPLLMSPTLEDQERHLLVKVIDRILYKLDDLVRPYVHKILVVIEPLLIDEDYYARVEGREIISNLAKAAGLATMISTMRPDIDNMDEYVRNTTARAFAVVASALGIPSLLPFLKAVCKSKKSWQARHTGIKIVQQIAILMGCAILPHLRSLVEIIEHGLVDEQQKVRTISALAIAALAEAATPYGIESFDSVLKPLWKGIRQHRGKGLAAFLKAIGYLIPLMDAEYANYYTREVMLILIREFQSPDEEMKKIVLKVVKQCCGTDGVEANYIKTEILPPFFKHFWQHRMALDRRNYRQLVDTTVELANKVGAAEIISRIVDDLKDEAEQYRKMVMETIEKIMGNLGAADIDHKLEEQLIDGILYAFQEQTTEDSVMLNGFGTVVNALGKRVKPYLPQICGTVLWRLNNKSAKVRQQAADLISRTAVVMKTCQEEKLMGHLGVVLYEYLGEEYPEVLGSILGALKAIVNVIGMHKMTPPIKDLLPRLTPILKNRHEKVQENCIDLVGRIADRGAEYVSAREWMRICFELLELLKAHKKAIRRATVNTFGYIAKAIGPHDVLATLLNNLKVQERQNRVCTTVAIAIVAETCSPFTVLPALMNEYRVPELNVQNGVLKSLSFLFEYIGEMGKDYIYAVTPLLEDALMDRDLVHRQTASAVVQHMSLGVYGFGCEDSLNHLLNYVWPNVFETSPHVIQAVMGALEGLRVAIGPCRMLQYCLQGLFHPARKVRDVYWKIYNSIYIGSQDALIAHYPHVYNDEKNPYLRYELEYFL, from the exons ATGGATGTCATGAAGGAGCAGCACCTGACCAAAGAGGAG AAAGAGATCCGTCAGCAGATGGCAGAAAAGGCCAAGACGGGAGACCTGAAGGCTGTCAACGGCTCTGCTGCCTCCCAGGCTGCTGCCGCCGCCGCTGCCGCCAAGCGCAAACGCCGCTGGGACCAGACGGCCGAGAAACAGGACCAATCAGGAACCCCCAGCAACGCCGGCACACCCAAGAAGATGTCTAGCTGGGACCAGGCTGACCAGGCTGCTGAG CAGACCCCAGGACACACCCCTGGCCACACCCCCTCCAACAGCCGCTGGGACGAGACCCCTGGCAGGAATAAGGGCAGCGAGACCCCAGGGGCCACTCCCAGCTCCCGGATGTGGGACCCAACCCCCAGCCACACCCCGGCCGGAGCAGCCACCCCAGGCAGAGGGGACACACCGGGACACACCACCCCCGGACATGGGGGAGCCACAGGCAGCGTGCGCAAAAACCGTTGGGACGAGACCCCCAAGACTGAGAGGGAGACCCCTGGTCATGGTAGTGGTTGGGCCGAGACTCCCCGTACAGACAGAGGAGACGAGTCGGTGGGAGAGACCCCCACCCCCGGGGCCAGTAAGAGGAAGTCCCGTTGGGACGAGACCCCTGCCAGCCAGATGGGCTCTTCCACTCCACTGATGACCCCTGGGAAGACTCCCATTGGAACCCCTGCCATGAATATGGCCACTCCCTCTCCAG GTCACCTGATGAGCATGACCCCAGAGCAGCTGCAGGCGtggcgttgggagagggagatCGATGAGAGAAACCGACCACTCACAGACGATGAGCTGGACGCCATGTTCCCAGAGGGATACAAG GTCCTTCCCCCACCAGCAGGCTATGTGCCCATCCGTACCCCGGCCCGGAAGCTGTCTGCCACCCCCACCCCCATGGGGGGCATGACGGGCTTCCACATGCAACAGGAGGACCGCTCCATGAAGCAGATCAACGACCAGCCCAGTGGGAACCTGCCCTTCCTAAAACCAGACGACATCCAGTACTTTGATAAACTGCTGGTTGAGGTAGATGAGTCCACTCTGAGCCCAGAGGAACAGAAGGAGCGTAAGATCATGAAACTGCTGCTGAAGATCAAGAACGGAACACCTCCCATGAGAAAG GCTGCCCTGCGTCAGATCACAGACAAGGCGAGGGAGTTTGGAGCAGGGCCCCTGTTCAACCAGATCCTGCCCCTGCTCATGTCTCCTACTCTGGAGGACCAGGAGCGCCACCTACTGGTCAAGGTCATCGACCGCATCCTCTACAAGCTGGACGATCTCGTCCGCCCATACGTACACAag ATCCTGGTGGTGATTGAGCCCCTGCTGATTGATGAAGATTACTACGCCAGAGTGGAAGGCAGAGAGATCATCTCTAACTTGGCCAAG GCTGCTGGCCTGGCCACTATGATCTCCACCATGAGGCCTGATATTGACAACATGGACGAGTATGTCAGAAATACAACAGCCAGAGCTTTCGCTGTCGTAGCGTCCGCTCTGGGTATCCCCTCCCTGCTGCCCTTCCTCAAGGCTGTGTGTAAGAGCAAGAAGTCATGGCAGGCCCGCCACACGGGCATCAAGATTGTCCAGCAGATCGCCATCCTCATGGGCTGTGCCATCCTGCCCCATCTGAGGAGTCTGGTGGAGATCATCGAGCATG GTCTGGTGGATGAGCAGCAGAAGGTGCGGACCATCAGTGCCCTGGCCATTGCTGCCCTGGCGGAGGCTGCCACTCCCTACGGTATCGAGTCCTTTGACTCCGTACTCAAACCCCTGTGGAAGGGTATCAGACAGCACAGAGGAAAG GGTCTGGCTGCGTTCCTGAAGGCCATTGGCTACCTGATCCCTCTGATGGATGCTGAGTATGCTAACTACTACACCAGAGAGGTCATGCTGATCCTCATCAGAGAGTTCCAGTCCCCTGACGAGGAGATGAAGAAGATCGTGCTCAAG GTGgtgaaacagtgttgtggtaCTGACGGTGTGGAAGCCAACTACATCAAGACAGAGATCCTGCCCCCCTTCTTCAAGCACTTCTGGCAGCACAGGATGGCCCTGGACAGACGCAactacagacag cTGGTGGACACCACAGTAGAACTGGCCAACAAGGTGGGAGCAGCAGAGATCATCTCTCGTATAGTAGATGACCTGAAGGACGAGGCAGAGCAGTACAGGAAGATGGTGATGGAGACCATAGAGAAGATCATGGGGAACCTGGGAGCTGCTGACATCGACCACAAGCTGGAGGAGCAGCTGATCGACGGCATCCTTTATGCCTTCCAGGAACAGACCACCGAG GACTCTGTAATGCTGAACGGGTTTGGCACGGTGGTGAATGCCCTGGGGAAGAGGGTGAAGCCCTACCTGCCTCAGATCTGTGGTACGGTACTGTGGCGTCTCAACAACAAGTCTGCCAAGGTCCGCCAGCAGGCTGCTGACCTCATCTCCCGCACCGCCGTGGTCATGAAGACCTGCCAGGAG GAGAAGCTGATGGGTCATCTGGGAGTGGTGTTATATGAGTACCTAGGAGAGGAGTATCCTGAAGTACTGGGAAGCATCCTCGGTGCTCTCAAGGCCATTGTCAACGTCATCG GCATGCATAAGATGACTCCACCAATCAAAGACCTGCTGCCGCGCCTGACGCCAATCTTGAAGAACAGACATGAGAAGGTGCAGGAGAACTGTATTGACCTGGTGGGCAGGATTGCTGACAG GGGTGCCGAGTACGTGTCGGCCAGGGAATGGATGCGGATCTGTTTTGAGCTGCTGGAGCTCCTGAAGGCCCACAAGAAGGCCATCCGCAGAGCCACTGTCAACACCTTTGGATACATCGCCAAGGCTATCGG accCCATGACGTGCTGGCCACACTACTAAACAACCTGAAGGTTCAGGAGCGTCAGAACAGAGTGTGTACCACCGTGGCCATCGCCATCGTGGCTGAGACCTGTTCTCCCTTCACCGTGCTCCCCGCGCTCATGAATGAGTACCGCGTGCCAGAGCTCAACGTGCAGAACGGCGTGCTCAAGTCCCTCTCCTTCCTGTTTGAGTACATTGGGGAGATGGGCAAGGACTACATTTACGCTGTCACGCCCCTGCTGGAGGATGCACTGATGGACAG AGACTTggtccacagacagacagccagtgcCGTGGTGCAGCACATGTCCCTGGGCGTCTACGGCTTCGGCTGTGAAGACTCTCTCAACCACCTGCTCAACTATGTGTGGCCCAACGTGTTTGAGACGTCGCCCCACGTCATCCAGGCTGTGATGGGGGCCTTGGAAGGCCTCAGGGTGGCCATCGGCCCCTGCCGCATGCTGCAGTATTGCCTACAG GGTCTGTTCCATCCAGCCAGGAAGGTGCGAGACGTCTACTGGAAGATCTACAACTCTATCTACATCGGCTCCCAGGATGCTCTCATTGCTCATTACCCACACGTCTACAACGATGAGAAGAACCCTTACCTCCGCTATGAGCTGGAGTACTTCCTGTGA